In Microtus pennsylvanicus isolate mMicPen1 chromosome 12, mMicPen1.hap1, whole genome shotgun sequence, the following proteins share a genomic window:
- the Slc25a23 gene encoding mitochondrial adenyl nucleotide antiporter SLC25A23, whose amino-acid sequence MRGGSGDAERRQRWSRLFEELDSNKDGRVDVHELRQGLARLGGGDPEGAQQGISSEGDTDPDGGLSLEEFTRYLQEREQRLLLMFHSLDRNQDGHIDVSEIQQSFRALGISISLEQAEKILHSMDRDGTMTIDWQEWRDHFLLHSLENVEDVLYFWKHSTVLDIGECLTVPDEFSKQEKLTGMWWKQLVAGAVAGAVSRTGTAPLDRLKVFMQVHASKSNRLNILGGLRNMIQEGGILSLWRGNGINVLKIAPESAIKFMAYEQIKRAIRGQQETLHVQERFVAGSLAGATAQTIIYPMEVLKTRLTLRKTGQYKGLLDCARRILEREGPRAFYRGYLPNVLGIIPYAGIDLAVYETLKNRWLQQYSHESANPGILVLLACGTISSTCGQIASYPLALVRTRMQAQASIEGGPQVSMVGLLRHILSQEGVWGLYRGIAPNFMKVIPAVSISYVVYENMKQALGVTSR is encoded by the exons ATGAGGGGGGGTTCCGGCGACGCGGAGCGGCGGCAGCGCTGGAGTCGCCTGTTCGAGGAGCTGGACAGCAACAAGGACGGCCGCGTGGACGTGCACGAGTTGCGCCAGGGGCTGGCCAGGCTGGGAGGGGGCGATCCCGAAGGTGCACAGCAG ggcATCTCCTCCGAGGGGGACACTGATCCAGATGGTGGCCTCAGCCTGGAGGAATTTACCCGCTACCTGCAGGAGCGGGAGCAGCGCCTTCTGCTCATGTTTCACAGCCTTGACCGGAACCAGGATG GTCACATCGATGTCTCTGAGATTCAGCAGAGCTTCCGAGCGCTGGGCATCTCTATCTCGCTGGAGCAGGCAGAGAAAATCCTACACAG caTGGACCGCGATGGCACCATGACCATTGATTGGCAGGAATGGCGAGACCACTTTCTGCTGCACTCTCTGGAGAATGTGGAGGATGTCCTGTATTTCTGGAAGCATTCTACG GTCCTGGACATTGGGGAGTGCCTGACGGTACCTGATGAGTTCTCCAAGCAGGAGAAACTTACCGGCATGTGGTGGAAGCAGCTGGTGGCTGGCGCAGTGGCCGGCGCTGTGTCGCGGACAGGCACAGCTCCTCTGGACCGTCTCAAGGTCTTCATGCAG GTCCACGCCTCCAAGTCCAACCGGCTCAACATCCTAGGGGGCCTGCGGAACATGATTCAAGAAGGGGGCATCTTGTCCCTCTGGCGGGGCAATGGTATCAACGTGCTCAAGATCGCCCCTGAGTCAGCCATCAAGTTCATGGCTTATGAACAG ATCAAGCGGGCCATCCGGGGGCAGCAAGAGACGCTGCACGTTCAGGAGCGCTTCGTGGCTGGCTCCCTTGCCGGGGCCACAGCTCAAACCATCATATACCCCATGGAG GTACTGAAGACAAGGCTGACTCTACGGAAAACTGGCCAGTACAAGGGGCTCCTGGACTGTGCAAGGCGGATCCTGGAGCGTGAAGGGCCCCGTGCCTTCTACCGTGGTTACCTGCCCAATGTGCTGGGCATCATCCCCTATGCTGGAATCGATCTAGCCGTCTACGAG ACTCTGAAGAATCGCTGGCTTCAGCAATACAGCCACGAATCAGCAAACCCAGGCATTCTCGTGCTCCTGGCCTGTGGCACCATCTCCAGCACCTGCGGCCAGATTGCCAGTTACCCCCTGGCACTGGTCCGGACCCGAATGCAGGCCCAAG CCTCCATTGAGGGTGGCCCACAGGTCTCCATGGTGGGTCTGCTTCGACACATCTTATCCCAGGAGGGTGTGTGGGGCCTCTACCGGGGCATTGCCCCCAACTTCATGAAGGTCATTCCAGCCGTAAGCATCTCCTACGTGGTCTACGAGAACATGAAGCAGGCCCTGGGGGTCACATCCAGGTGA
- the Dennd1c gene encoding DENN domain-containing protein 1C isoform X1 gives MGSTEKKPPAAFDWFFEASRPHTLEDDPQIRWQFPPDFREQEAMQMVPRFCFPFDIEREPPSPAVQHFTFALTDLAGNRRFGFCRLRAGAWSCLCILSHLPWFEVFYKILNTVGDLLAQNQVSEAEELLQNLQRHPLPEPGFSGEPEMGSSSTIWSKCGILPPTLGNSKLLSCFVAPDSAGLPSIPENRNLTELVVAITDENIVGLFAALLAERRVLLTASKLSTLTACVHASCALLYPMRWEHVLIPTLPPHLLDYCCAPMPYLIGVHASLSERVREKALEDVVVLNADSNTLETPFDDMQTLPPDVVSLLRLRLRKVALSPGEGVSRLFLKAQALLFGGYRDALVCIPGQPVTFSEEAFLAQKPGSPLQTFHKRAVHLQLFKQFIETRLEKLNAGEGFSDQFEQEIVACCGASSGALRSYQLWVESLKKGGDALLHSMKAKTRPAVRNMYRSAKSGLKGVQNLLMIKDGDSGLQRGGSLRTPSLISRSDRLQQRLPISQHFGQNRPLRPSRRFRREGVPSQPLGERSPTLSPKDTQSPWAEETLDGSFLGSGELDLLSEILDSLSMETKSAGRLRASQSLDCCQQEASESCFSLPDSPARSPWQLEDDTQSLEAQPWSLPEDLPSLQDTPSLEVASYYENCSKPSDISPPASSATSVDPSSREPECSAPTELDPRIPQSPCSRLLIVPTQPSTPDRPQLLASTEHNPDTVGTLQPIQSPSHLSSPESPRNQPLQVLSNQTRAQTLKELGVTNWQGTPVRQPRVADLKKCFEK, from the exons GGAGCCGCCCAGCCCTGCGGTCCAGCATTTCACCTTTGCCCTCACTGACCTGGCCGGCAACCGTAGATTCGGCTTCTGCCGCCTGCGGGCCGGCGCCTGGAGTTGCCTCTGCATCCTCAG ccaccttCCCTGGTTTGAAGTGTTCTACAAGATCCTCAATACTGTGGGGGACCTCCTAGCCCAGAACCAA GTCTCAGAGGCTGAAGAACTCCTACAGAACTTGCAGCGACACCCTCTTCCTGAACCAGGGTTTTCAGGAGAACCAGAGATG GGCAGCAGCTCGACCATCTGGAGCAAGTGTGGGATCCTGCCGCCTACTCTGGGGAATAGCAAATTG CTTTCTTGTTTTGTGGCCCCGGATTCTGCCGGCCTGCCATCTATTCCTGAGAAC AGGAATCTCACAGAGCTGGTGGTTGCCATTACGGATGAGAACATCGTGGGGCTCTTCGCGGCGCTGCTGGCTGAGAGGAGGGTCTTGCTCACCGCCAGCAAGCTCAGCACT CTGACAGCCTGCGTTCATGCATCCTGTGCTTTGCTCTACCCCATGCGCTGGGAGCACGTCTTGATCCCCACACTGCCCCCACACCTGCTGGATTATTGCTG TGCGCCCATGCCCTACCTCATCGGAGTCCACGCCAGTCTCTCTGAG AGAGTTCGGGAGAAAGCACTGGAAGATGTAGTGGTGTTGAATGCCGACTCTAACACACTGGAGACGCCGTTTGACGACATGCAAACACTGCCCCCAGATGTA GTGTCCCTGCTGAGGCTTCGGCTGAGGAAGGTGGCGCTGAGTCCCGGGGAAGGGGTGTCCCGTCTCTTCCTCAAAGCCCAGGCTCTGCTCTTTGGAGGGTACCGCGACGCGCTTGTCTGCATCCCG gGTCAGCCGGTGACCTTCAGTGAAGAAGCCTTCTTGGCTCAGAAGCCGGGGTCGCCGCTACAGACCTTCCACAAGAGGGCAGTGCACCTGCAGCTGTTCAAGCAG TTCATCGAAACCCGACTGGAGAAACTCAATGCTGGGGAAGGCTTCTCAGACCAATTCGAGCAAGAGATCGTTGCCTGCTGTGGGGCTTCCTCAG gCGCCCTGCGCTCCTACCAGCTCTGGGTAGAGAGTCTTAAG AAAGGTGGCGATGCCCTCCTGCATTCAATGAAGGCCAAAACCCGACCAGCTGTCAGGAACATGTACAGATCG GCGAAGAGTGGCCTGAAGGGTGTGCAGAACCTGCTTATGATTAAG GATGGAGACTCTGGCCTTCAGAGGGGGGGCTCCCTGAGAACCCCGAGCCTTATCAGCCGCTCAGATCGCCTGCAACAGCGCCTGCCTATCAGCCAGCACTTTGGGCAG AACAGACCCCTCCGCCCTAGCAGGAGATTCAGGCGGGAAGGGGTACCTTCCCAACCCCTCGGGGAGAG GAGTCCTACCTTGAGCCCCAAGGACACCCAGAGTCCCTGGGCAGAGGAAACTCTAGATGGCAGCTTCCTGGGGTCTGGAGAACTGGATCTGTTAAGCGAGATTTTAGACAGTCTGAGCATGGAAACCAAGAGTGCTGGCCGGCTGAGGGCCAGCCAGAGCTTGGACTGCTGCCAGCAGGAGGCATCGGAGAGCTGCTTCAGCCTG CCTGACAGCCCAGCGAGGTCACCATGGCAACTAGAAGATGATACACAATCTCTGGAAGCCCAGCCCTGGTCTTTGCCAGAGGACCTGCCGTCTCTGCAGGACACCCCATCTTTAGAGGTGGCAAGCTATTATGAGAACTGTTCTAAGCCCTCAGACATCTCTCCTCCAGCATCTTCAGCCACTTCAGTAGACCCAAGCAGCCGAGAACCCGAGTGTTCTGCTCCCACCGAGCTGGACCCTAGAATCCCACAAAGCCCTTGCTCCAGGCTCCTCATAGTGCCCACTCAGCCCAGCACTCCAGACAGACCCCAACTTCTTGCCTCCACAGAGCACAACCCTGACACTGTCGGGACATTACAACCCATTCAGTCTCCCTCACACCTCAGTTCTCCAGAGAGCCCCAGAAACCAGCCTCTCCAGGTCCTGAGTAATCAGACTCGAGCCCAAACCCTCAAGGAGCTGGGAGTAACCAACTGGCAGGGGACCCCAGTCAGGCAGCCTCGCGTGGCTGACCTGAAAAAgtgttttgaaaagtaa
- the Crb3 gene encoding protein crumbs homolog 3, giving the protein MATPGLGLLLAVGLPMLPAGWSQAPTALDPFNSTTPSPDPDSSGGLSSEAVVAIAVVFSILGVILLAVGLFLLMRKLREKRQTEGTYRPSSEEQFSQASAEARAPQDSKEPVRGCLPI; this is encoded by the exons ATGGCGACCCCAGGCCTGGGGCTACTTCTGGCAGTTGGTCTGCCGATGCTGCCCGCTGGTTGGAGCCAAGCGC CCACAGCCCTGGACCCTTTCAATAGCACGACTCCATCCCCAGACCCTGATTCCAGTGGGGGCCTG TCATCAGAGGCTGTTGTAGCCATCGCTGTGGTCTTTTCCATCCTGGGAGTCATCCTCTTAGCGGTGGGGCTATTCCTGCTGATGCGGAAACTTCGAGAAAAGCGCCAGACAGAGGGCACCTACCggcccagcagtgaggagcaG ttttccCAGGCATCAGCTGAGGCCCGGGCCCCCCAGGACTCCAAGGAGCCAGTGCGGGGCTGCCTGCCCATCTag
- the Dennd1c gene encoding DENN domain-containing protein 1C isoform X2: MGSTEKKPPAAFDWFFEASRPHTLEDDPQIRWQFPPDFREQEAMQMVPRFCFPFDIEREPPSPAVQHFTFALTDLAGNRRFGFCRLRAGAWSCLCILSHLPWFEVFYKILNTVGDLLAQNQVSEAEELLQNLQRHPLPEPGFSGEPEMGSSSTIWSKCGILPPTLGNSKLLSCFVAPDSAGLPSIPENRNLTELVVAITDENIVGLFAALLAERRVLLTASKLSTLTACVHASCALLYPMRWEHVLIPTLPPHLLDYCCAPMPYLIGVHASLSERVREKALEDVVVLNADSNTLETPFDDMQTLPPDVVSLLRLRLRKVALSPGEGVSRLFLKAQALLFGGYRDALVCIPGQPVTFSEEAFLAQKPGSPLQTFHKRAVHLQLFKQFIETRLEKLNAGEGFSDQFEQEIVACCGASSGALRSYQLWVESLKKGGDALLHSMKAKTRPAVRNMYRSDGDSGLQRGGSLRTPSLISRSDRLQQRLPISQHFGQNRPLRPSRRFRREGVPSQPLGERSPTLSPKDTQSPWAEETLDGSFLGSGELDLLSEILDSLSMETKSAGRLRASQSLDCCQQEASESCFSLPDSPARSPWQLEDDTQSLEAQPWSLPEDLPSLQDTPSLEVASYYENCSKPSDISPPASSATSVDPSSREPECSAPTELDPRIPQSPCSRLLIVPTQPSTPDRPQLLASTEHNPDTVGTLQPIQSPSHLSSPESPRNQPLQVLSNQTRAQTLKELGVTNWQGTPVRQPRVADLKKCFEK; this comes from the exons GGAGCCGCCCAGCCCTGCGGTCCAGCATTTCACCTTTGCCCTCACTGACCTGGCCGGCAACCGTAGATTCGGCTTCTGCCGCCTGCGGGCCGGCGCCTGGAGTTGCCTCTGCATCCTCAG ccaccttCCCTGGTTTGAAGTGTTCTACAAGATCCTCAATACTGTGGGGGACCTCCTAGCCCAGAACCAA GTCTCAGAGGCTGAAGAACTCCTACAGAACTTGCAGCGACACCCTCTTCCTGAACCAGGGTTTTCAGGAGAACCAGAGATG GGCAGCAGCTCGACCATCTGGAGCAAGTGTGGGATCCTGCCGCCTACTCTGGGGAATAGCAAATTG CTTTCTTGTTTTGTGGCCCCGGATTCTGCCGGCCTGCCATCTATTCCTGAGAAC AGGAATCTCACAGAGCTGGTGGTTGCCATTACGGATGAGAACATCGTGGGGCTCTTCGCGGCGCTGCTGGCTGAGAGGAGGGTCTTGCTCACCGCCAGCAAGCTCAGCACT CTGACAGCCTGCGTTCATGCATCCTGTGCTTTGCTCTACCCCATGCGCTGGGAGCACGTCTTGATCCCCACACTGCCCCCACACCTGCTGGATTATTGCTG TGCGCCCATGCCCTACCTCATCGGAGTCCACGCCAGTCTCTCTGAG AGAGTTCGGGAGAAAGCACTGGAAGATGTAGTGGTGTTGAATGCCGACTCTAACACACTGGAGACGCCGTTTGACGACATGCAAACACTGCCCCCAGATGTA GTGTCCCTGCTGAGGCTTCGGCTGAGGAAGGTGGCGCTGAGTCCCGGGGAAGGGGTGTCCCGTCTCTTCCTCAAAGCCCAGGCTCTGCTCTTTGGAGGGTACCGCGACGCGCTTGTCTGCATCCCG gGTCAGCCGGTGACCTTCAGTGAAGAAGCCTTCTTGGCTCAGAAGCCGGGGTCGCCGCTACAGACCTTCCACAAGAGGGCAGTGCACCTGCAGCTGTTCAAGCAG TTCATCGAAACCCGACTGGAGAAACTCAATGCTGGGGAAGGCTTCTCAGACCAATTCGAGCAAGAGATCGTTGCCTGCTGTGGGGCTTCCTCAG gCGCCCTGCGCTCCTACCAGCTCTGGGTAGAGAGTCTTAAG AAAGGTGGCGATGCCCTCCTGCATTCAATGAAGGCCAAAACCCGACCAGCTGTCAGGAACATGTACAGATCG GATGGAGACTCTGGCCTTCAGAGGGGGGGCTCCCTGAGAACCCCGAGCCTTATCAGCCGCTCAGATCGCCTGCAACAGCGCCTGCCTATCAGCCAGCACTTTGGGCAG AACAGACCCCTCCGCCCTAGCAGGAGATTCAGGCGGGAAGGGGTACCTTCCCAACCCCTCGGGGAGAG GAGTCCTACCTTGAGCCCCAAGGACACCCAGAGTCCCTGGGCAGAGGAAACTCTAGATGGCAGCTTCCTGGGGTCTGGAGAACTGGATCTGTTAAGCGAGATTTTAGACAGTCTGAGCATGGAAACCAAGAGTGCTGGCCGGCTGAGGGCCAGCCAGAGCTTGGACTGCTGCCAGCAGGAGGCATCGGAGAGCTGCTTCAGCCTG CCTGACAGCCCAGCGAGGTCACCATGGCAACTAGAAGATGATACACAATCTCTGGAAGCCCAGCCCTGGTCTTTGCCAGAGGACCTGCCGTCTCTGCAGGACACCCCATCTTTAGAGGTGGCAAGCTATTATGAGAACTGTTCTAAGCCCTCAGACATCTCTCCTCCAGCATCTTCAGCCACTTCAGTAGACCCAAGCAGCCGAGAACCCGAGTGTTCTGCTCCCACCGAGCTGGACCCTAGAATCCCACAAAGCCCTTGCTCCAGGCTCCTCATAGTGCCCACTCAGCCCAGCACTCCAGACAGACCCCAACTTCTTGCCTCCACAGAGCACAACCCTGACACTGTCGGGACATTACAACCCATTCAGTCTCCCTCACACCTCAGTTCTCCAGAGAGCCCCAGAAACCAGCCTCTCCAGGTCCTGAGTAATCAGACTCGAGCCCAAACCCTCAAGGAGCTGGGAGTAACCAACTGGCAGGGGACCCCAGTCAGGCAGCCTCGCGTGGCTGACCTGAAAAAgtgttttgaaaagtaa